In the genome of Nocardioides seonyuensis, one region contains:
- a CDS encoding DUF6772 family protein, with amino-acid sequence MADIRKGTGRGKGKRLRLMIDDLEPGQKMRPFIERSNWAGFTRNKQLLVFARDVPASAVKNGPLGLAAHLTEKAMGNTFVKGSMRGDEVRLSFRGKLLETPYTISLPFAVAPDVLSSESGLLLHRGSILFHSDFSGPSFDGWRDHQGSYSQTPTVGLTRYPIHSGTHSLQLSTGAVPYQPGLLSNTTSTYRNMSMVRESGLLSFSGWFAHAGDADVEGSGGMAYSAWGLDLDVQAWDSTSRAFYHFYVVDTGHPSGSPELALIPNDGWDPVVLPDSLHSVAGENEAKWNWNYLRLTVDLSGNGGRGSYVEAQCNHKVFDLRGLRVDPSHAPQAGSAQASFAGGLNAGVTLGRSSRHPQYMRNVLTADNLILTQGDVLA; translated from the coding sequence GTGGCTGACATCCGCAAGGGCACCGGAAGGGGCAAGGGCAAGCGGCTGAGGCTGATGATTGATGATCTCGAGCCGGGCCAGAAGATGAGACCATTCATTGAGAGAAGCAATTGGGCGGGGTTTACCCGAAACAAGCAGCTCCTTGTATTCGCCCGCGACGTGCCCGCATCGGCGGTAAAGAACGGTCCTCTCGGTCTGGCCGCTCATCTCACGGAGAAGGCCATGGGCAATACCTTTGTGAAGGGCAGCATGCGGGGTGACGAGGTCAGGCTCTCCTTTCGCGGAAAGTTGTTGGAAACGCCCTACACCATCTCACTTCCCTTCGCGGTCGCCCCTGACGTTCTGTCTAGTGAAAGTGGCCTCCTGCTACATCGAGGTTCTATCCTCTTCCACAGCGATTTCTCAGGCCCGAGCTTCGATGGTTGGCGCGACCATCAGGGTTCCTACAGTCAAACCCCCACCGTAGGGCTGACGCGTTACCCCATACATAGCGGGACACATTCTCTGCAATTGTCCACTGGCGCGGTTCCGTACCAACCGGGCTTGCTGAGTAACACGACAAGCACCTATCGCAACATGAGCATGGTGCGAGAAAGTGGTCTTCTTTCGTTCTCGGGTTGGTTCGCGCATGCCGGCGATGCCGACGTTGAGGGATCGGGAGGTATGGCCTACTCCGCTTGGGGCCTCGACTTGGACGTCCAGGCATGGGACTCAACGAGTCGTGCCTTCTATCACTTCTACGTTGTCGACACAGGTCACCCGTCCGGCTCACCCGAGCTCGCACTCATACCCAATGATGGATGGGACCCGGTCGTGTTGCCGGACTCCCTGCACTCCGTGGCTGGGGAGAATGAGGCCAAGTGGAACTGGAACTACCTCCGACTGACGGTGGATCTTTCGGGCAACGGGGGACGGGGTAGCTACGTTGAGGCACAGTGCAACCACAAGGTGTTCGACCTGCGTGGCTTGCGGGTCGATCCGTCCCACGCACCACAGGCAGGCTCGGCACAGGCTTCGTTTGCGGGGGGTCTGAACGCGGGTGTCACTCTCGGGCGATCCTCTCGACATCCCCAGTACATGCGCAACGTGCTCACCGCAGACAACCTGATCCTGACGCAGGGGGACGTGCTTGCATGA
- a CDS encoding polysaccharide pyruvyl transferase family protein: MGHAPTLLAVRGALTREVYGESADLPLGDPGLLARALYKSRSPRSKVILLPHFSAFGTVSGRQSIQAGAAKGMHVLPPTLAVDDVCQAIADARLVITSSLHGLIVGHATRTPTILCTFGHTQEPDFKYFDYMSPYRRSPTLVPFSHLLEHGVRNWEEAAAEEVEAVSDEIDDLIEGLLAAAGPLR, from the coding sequence GTGGGCCACGCACCCACTCTTCTCGCCGTCCGAGGCGCGCTGACGCGCGAGGTCTACGGGGAATCTGCTGATCTGCCCTTGGGGGACCCGGGACTGCTCGCACGCGCGTTGTACAAGAGCAGGTCGCCACGCAGCAAAGTGATCCTCCTGCCCCACTTCTCCGCGTTCGGCACTGTTTCTGGGCGGCAATCGATCCAGGCAGGGGCAGCCAAGGGCATGCACGTCCTGCCGCCGACTCTCGCCGTGGATGACGTCTGCCAAGCCATAGCGGACGCCAGGCTCGTGATCACCAGCTCGCTCCACGGCCTGATCGTCGGTCATGCCACGCGAACCCCCACGATCCTGTGCACGTTCGGCCATACCCAGGAACCCGACTTCAAGTATTTCGACTACATGAGTCCGTATCGTCGCTCACCGACGCTTGTTCCCTTCTCACACTTACTCGAACACGGTGTACGGAACTGGGAGGAAGCGGCAGCGGAGGAGGTCGAAGCGGTGTCGGACGAGATTGACGACCTGATCGAGGGATTGCTCGCTGCAGCTGGGCCACTTCGTTGA
- the gmd gene encoding GDP-mannose 4,6-dehydratase yields MPTALITGITGQDGLYLAELLLEKGYEVHGLIRGQNNPRRALVEDLVPDVVLHNGDLTDLSSLMRALRDSDPDEVYNLGAISFVAYSWENAFVTSDVTGMGVLNILEAVRLHAGDDPSRIRFYQASSSEMFGKVQQVPQSEETLLWPRSPYGVSKVYGHYMTINYRESYGMHASSGILFNHESPRRGPEFVTRKISQAVARIHLGQQDSMALGNLDARRDWGYAGDYVEAMWRMLQQDEADDFVIATGETHSIRDFLDAAFGHVGIDDWAKHVTQDPRFMRPAEVDLLIGDASKAREKLGWEPKVSFPELVAMMVDADIAAAKAGW; encoded by the coding sequence ATGCCTACCGCGCTCATCACCGGGATCACCGGCCAGGACGGCCTCTACCTCGCCGAGCTGCTGCTCGAGAAGGGCTACGAGGTCCACGGCCTGATCCGCGGCCAGAACAACCCCCGCCGCGCGCTGGTCGAGGACCTCGTCCCGGACGTGGTGCTCCACAACGGCGACCTGACGGACCTCTCGAGCCTGATGCGGGCGCTGCGCGACTCCGACCCCGACGAGGTCTACAACCTCGGCGCGATCAGCTTCGTCGCCTACTCGTGGGAGAACGCCTTCGTCACGAGCGACGTGACCGGCATGGGCGTGCTCAACATCCTCGAGGCCGTGCGCCTCCATGCCGGCGACGACCCGTCGCGCATCCGCTTCTACCAGGCGTCGAGCTCGGAGATGTTCGGCAAGGTGCAGCAGGTGCCGCAGTCCGAGGAGACGCTGCTGTGGCCGCGCTCGCCCTACGGCGTGAGCAAGGTCTACGGCCACTACATGACGATCAACTACCGCGAGTCCTACGGCATGCACGCCTCGTCGGGGATCCTCTTCAACCACGAGTCGCCGCGCCGCGGCCCGGAGTTCGTCACGCGCAAGATCAGCCAGGCGGTCGCGCGCATCCACCTGGGCCAGCAGGACAGCATGGCGCTGGGCAACCTCGACGCGCGCCGCGACTGGGGCTACGCCGGCGACTACGTCGAGGCGATGTGGCGGATGCTGCAGCAGGACGAGGCCGACGACTTCGTGATCGCCACGGGCGAGACCCACTCGATCCGCGACTTCCTCGACGCTGCCTTCGGCCACGTGGGCATCGACGACTGGGCCAAGCACGTGACGCAGGACCCGCGCTTCATGCGGCCGGCCGAGGTCGACCTGCTCATCGGCGACGCCTCGAAGGCGAGGGAGAAGCTCGGCTGGGAGCCAAAGGTCTCCTTCCCCGAGCTCGTCGCGATGATGGTCGACGCCGACATCGCCGCTGCCAAGGCCGGCTGGTGA
- a CDS encoding GDP-mannose 4,6-dehydratase, whose protein sequence is MTRAFITGIGGQDGSYLAERLVAEGVEVHALVLHADGQPAFCPSEVTLHVGDVADVEATRRLLLDLSPDEVYNLAAISSVAQSWDEPDLTARVNGLAAVALMESARQAGDRVRFVQASSAEIFGEVASSPQSEETPVRPVNPYGAAKAYAHLAAGVARARGQRVSSMVLYNHESPRRPERFVTRKITSTVAAIARGQADHLALGNLDARRDWGWAPDYVDALMRAARSDEPGDFVVATGQAHSVRDFVAAAFSAAGITDWEPLVRVDERFVRPADPTELVGDSSRARGVLGWTPTVDFSEVVARMVRADLQAS, encoded by the coding sequence GTGACTCGCGCCTTCATCACCGGGATCGGCGGCCAGGACGGGAGCTACCTGGCCGAGCGGCTGGTGGCCGAGGGTGTCGAGGTGCACGCCCTGGTGCTCCACGCGGACGGCCAGCCGGCCTTCTGCCCGTCGGAGGTCACGCTGCACGTCGGTGACGTCGCGGACGTCGAGGCGACGCGTCGCCTGCTGCTCGACCTCTCCCCCGACGAGGTCTACAACCTGGCCGCGATCAGCTCGGTCGCCCAGTCGTGGGACGAGCCCGACCTGACCGCACGGGTCAACGGCCTCGCCGCGGTCGCGCTGATGGAGTCGGCGCGCCAGGCAGGCGACCGGGTGCGGTTCGTGCAGGCCTCGAGCGCGGAGATCTTCGGCGAGGTGGCGTCCTCACCCCAGTCCGAGGAGACCCCTGTCCGGCCGGTCAACCCCTACGGCGCCGCGAAGGCCTACGCCCACCTGGCCGCAGGCGTCGCGCGAGCGCGTGGACAGCGCGTCTCCAGCATGGTGCTCTACAACCACGAGTCGCCGCGTCGCCCGGAACGGTTCGTGACCCGCAAGATCACCTCGACGGTGGCAGCGATCGCGCGTGGCCAGGCCGATCACCTGGCGCTGGGCAACCTCGACGCGCGCCGTGACTGGGGCTGGGCGCCCGACTACGTCGACGCGCTGATGCGCGCCGCCCGCTCGGACGAGCCCGGCGACTTCGTGGTCGCCACGGGCCAGGCTCACTCGGTGCGCGACTTCGTGGCGGCGGCGTTCTCCGCGGCCGGGATCACCGACTGGGAGCCGCTGGTGCGGGTGGACGAGCGATTCGTGCGGCCGGCCGACCCGACCGAGCTGGTCGGCGACTCCTCGCGAGCCCGCGGGGTTCTCGGCTGGACCCCGACGGTCGACTTCAGCGAGGTCGTCGCCCGGATGGTCCGTGCGGACCTTCAGGCCTCCTGA
- the cysN gene encoding sulfate adenylyltransferase subunit CysN yields MAAPDTQTEAHDPNEMDLLRFATAGSVDDGKSTLIGRLLLDSKSIFEDQLEAVESTSQSKGYDYTDLALLTDGLRSEREQGITIDVAYRYFATPNRKFIIADTPGHIQYTRNMVTGASTADLGLVLVDARQGLTEQSRRHAVLLSLLRVPHLVLAVNKMDLVDWSEEVYEKIHKEFTTFATKLNIPDLEVIPISALQGDNVVNRSENTPWYSGPTLMHHLEHVHVASDRDLVDTRFPVQYVIRPKSDQFHDYRGYAGQVAGGVLKKGDDVVVLPSGMPSKIAKVELFDTEVAEAFPPMSVTVHLEDDVDVSRGDMIARPKNAPKPSQDIDAMICWMTTEPLRPRQKLAIKHTTRTGRAMVKDIQYRLDINTLHRDQETNELGLNEIGRVQLRTTVPLLCDPYAKNRTTGSFILIDEATGVTVGAGMINSGN; encoded by the coding sequence ATGGCCGCCCCAGACACCCAGACCGAAGCCCACGACCCCAACGAGATGGACCTGCTGCGCTTCGCGACCGCAGGTTCGGTCGACGACGGGAAGTCCACCCTCATTGGGCGGCTGCTGCTCGACTCCAAGTCGATCTTCGAGGACCAGCTCGAGGCCGTCGAGTCGACCAGCCAGTCCAAGGGCTACGACTACACCGACCTGGCGCTGCTGACCGACGGACTCCGCTCGGAGCGCGAGCAGGGCATCACCATCGACGTGGCCTACCGCTACTTCGCGACGCCCAACCGCAAGTTCATCATCGCCGACACCCCCGGCCACATCCAGTACACCCGCAACATGGTCACCGGCGCCTCCACCGCCGACCTGGGTCTCGTGCTGGTCGACGCCCGTCAGGGCCTCACGGAGCAGTCGCGCCGCCACGCCGTTCTCCTTTCGCTGCTGCGCGTCCCGCACCTCGTGCTCGCGGTCAACAAGATGGACCTCGTCGACTGGTCGGAGGAGGTCTACGAGAAGATCCACAAGGAGTTCACGACCTTCGCGACCAAGCTCAACATCCCTGACCTCGAGGTCATCCCGATCTCGGCTCTCCAGGGCGACAACGTCGTGAACCGCTCCGAGAACACCCCGTGGTACTCCGGCCCGACGCTGATGCACCACCTCGAGCACGTGCACGTCGCCTCTGACCGCGACCTGGTCGACACGCGTTTCCCCGTGCAATACGTCATCCGCCCCAAGTCCGACCAGTTCCATGACTACCGTGGCTACGCCGGCCAGGTCGCCGGCGGCGTGCTCAAGAAGGGTGACGACGTCGTCGTCCTTCCCTCGGGCATGCCCTCGAAGATCGCGAAGGTCGAGCTCTTCGACACCGAGGTCGCCGAGGCCTTCCCGCCGATGTCGGTGACGGTCCACCTCGAGGACGACGTCGACGTCTCGCGCGGCGACATGATCGCCCGCCCCAAGAACGCGCCCAAGCCCTCGCAGGACATCGACGCGATGATCTGCTGGATGACCACCGAGCCGCTGCGTCCGCGCCAGAAGCTCGCCATCAAGCACACCACCCGCACGGGCCGTGCAATGGTCAAGGACATCCAGTACCGCCTCGACATCAACACGCTGCACCGCGACCAGGAGACCAACGAGCTCGGTCTCAACGAGATCGGCCGCGTCCAGCTCCGCACCACCGTGCCGCTGCTGTGCGACCCCTACGCCAAGAACCGGACGACGGGGTCGTTCATCCTGATCGACGAGGCCACCGGGGTAACCGTCGGTGCAGGAATGATCAACAGCGGCAACTGA
- a CDS encoding phosphomannose isomerase type II C-terminal cupin domain — translation MIEKSEERPWGSWHIIDEGAGYKVKRIHVKPGQRLSYQTHEHRSEHWVVIFGIATCTIDGETVVCGPGHSVDVDLGQPHRISNEHSQELVIVEVQHGAYTGEDDITRLEDDYGRQEA, via the coding sequence ATGATCGAGAAGTCCGAGGAGCGCCCCTGGGGCTCCTGGCACATCATCGACGAAGGCGCCGGCTACAAGGTCAAGCGCATCCACGTGAAGCCCGGCCAGCGGTTGTCGTACCAGACCCACGAGCACCGCTCCGAGCACTGGGTCGTCATCTTCGGCATCGCCACCTGCACCATCGACGGTGAGACCGTCGTGTGCGGTCCCGGCCACTCCGTCGACGTCGACCTGGGCCAGCCTCACCGCATCAGCAACGAGCACTCCCAGGAGCTCGTCATCGTCGAGGTGCAGCACGGTGCCTACACCGGCGAGGACGACATCACCCGGCTCGAGGACGACTACGGCCGTCAGGAGGCCTGA
- the cysD gene encoding sulfate adenylyltransferase subunit CysD: protein MTQTHSDYQLSQLDQLEAESIHIFREVASEFEKPVLMFSGGKDSIVMLRLAEKAFFPAKVPFPLLQVDTGLDFPEVLETRDSWVDRLGVRIVVASVEDAIKAGHVVDDGKTSRNRQQIGALLNAIEENGFTAAFGGGRRDEEKARAKERVYSHRDEFGQWDPKMQRPELWSLYNGRIHPGEHMRIFPLSNWTELDIWHYIHREQIEIPSIYFAHEREVVERDGMLLSVGNEIKPQGNEQAVTKMVRFRTVGDRTQTGCVESEATDTASIIDEIAIARVTERGATRGDDRFSEAAMEDRKKEGYF, encoded by the coding sequence ATGACCCAAACGCACTCCGACTACCAGCTGAGTCAGCTCGACCAGCTCGAGGCAGAGTCGATCCACATCTTCCGTGAGGTCGCCTCCGAGTTCGAGAAGCCGGTTCTGATGTTCTCCGGCGGCAAGGACTCCATCGTCATGCTCCGGCTCGCGGAGAAGGCCTTCTTCCCCGCGAAGGTGCCCTTCCCGCTGCTGCAGGTCGACACCGGCCTCGACTTCCCCGAGGTGCTCGAGACGCGCGACTCGTGGGTCGACCGCCTGGGCGTCCGCATCGTCGTGGCGAGCGTCGAGGACGCCATCAAGGCCGGTCACGTGGTTGACGACGGCAAGACCAGCCGCAACCGCCAGCAGATCGGCGCACTCCTCAACGCGATCGAGGAGAACGGCTTCACCGCTGCCTTCGGCGGCGGCCGCCGCGACGAGGAGAAAGCCCGCGCCAAGGAGCGCGTCTACTCCCACCGCGACGAGTTCGGCCAGTGGGACCCCAAGATGCAGCGGCCCGAGCTGTGGAGCCTCTACAACGGGCGCATCCACCCTGGCGAGCACATGCGCATCTTCCCGCTCTCCAACTGGACCGAGCTCGACATCTGGCACTACATCCACCGCGAGCAGATCGAGATCCCCTCGATCTACTTCGCCCATGAGCGCGAGGTCGTCGAGCGCGACGGCATGCTGCTCTCGGTCGGCAACGAGATCAAGCCCCAGGGCAACGAGCAGGCGGTGACCAAGATGGTCCGCTTCCGCACCGTGGGTGACCGCACCCAGACCGGCTGCGTCGAGTCCGAGGCCACTGACACAGCCTCCATCATCGACGAGATCGCCATCGCCCGCGTCACCGAGCGCGGCGCCACCCGTGGAGACGACCGTTTCTCCGAGGCCGCCATGGAAGACCGCAAGAAGGAGGGCTACTTCTGA
- a CDS encoding glycoside hydrolase family 16 protein has translation MRPRHKSSPLLVAALLGALTLAGCSGAEPDSEPASAPSYDSEGVTARVLPQLAAEPSDETLAADEAAWVVEAKVKDAEAGAAVRLLALQDDEWETVDEAELDKRGRATLTTTADGELHVVTEGEDGDIGDAVTTQDAPAESFVDDFDEDSLSGEKPTWGTRDQGYIGVRQCSKADPAAAEVSDGVLKLSVLDDPDKEQCTVKGEQYDYRLNGHVGTEHSYSFTYGYAAARVKFHEDRGQHGSFWIQSPGGGVGPTQPEAGAEIDVIEYFGDDHPQGGLTSFTYWSDPSGKKNTQGGWIEDAEDYGDDWSEQFHVFSVEWTPKEYVFRIDGQVTHRLKGKTSAQPEFLILSLLSSDYELEHSEELPQTMEVDWARVWETPAG, from the coding sequence ATGCGCCCACGTCACAAGTCGAGCCCACTTCTGGTCGCCGCCCTGCTCGGAGCACTCACGCTCGCAGGCTGCTCGGGCGCCGAGCCCGACAGCGAGCCGGCGAGCGCGCCGTCGTACGACTCCGAGGGTGTCACCGCGCGGGTGCTTCCGCAGCTGGCCGCGGAGCCCAGCGACGAGACCCTCGCCGCTGACGAGGCTGCCTGGGTGGTCGAGGCGAAGGTCAAGGACGCCGAGGCAGGGGCCGCGGTGCGGCTGCTGGCGCTCCAGGACGACGAGTGGGAGACCGTCGACGAGGCCGAGCTCGACAAGCGGGGCCGCGCCACCCTGACCACGACCGCCGACGGCGAGCTGCACGTCGTCACCGAGGGCGAGGACGGCGACATCGGCGACGCCGTCACGACCCAGGACGCCCCCGCGGAGTCGTTCGTCGACGACTTCGACGAGGACAGCCTCTCCGGGGAGAAGCCGACGTGGGGGACCCGCGACCAGGGCTACATCGGCGTCCGCCAGTGCTCCAAGGCTGACCCCGCGGCGGCCGAGGTGAGCGACGGCGTGCTGAAGCTCAGCGTGCTCGACGACCCCGACAAGGAGCAGTGCACCGTCAAGGGCGAGCAGTACGACTACCGCCTCAACGGCCACGTGGGCACCGAGCACTCCTACTCCTTCACCTACGGCTACGCCGCGGCGCGTGTGAAGTTCCACGAGGACCGCGGGCAGCACGGCTCCTTCTGGATCCAGAGCCCCGGCGGCGGGGTAGGCCCGACCCAACCCGAGGCCGGCGCCGAGATCGACGTCATCGAGTACTTCGGCGACGACCACCCCCAAGGTGGTCTCACCAGCTTCACCTACTGGTCCGACCCATCGGGCAAGAAGAACACCCAGGGCGGCTGGATCGAGGACGCCGAGGACTACGGCGACGACTGGTCCGAGCAGTTCCACGTGTTCTCCGTCGAGTGGACGCCCAAGGAGTACGTCTTCCGCATCGACGGGCAGGTCACCCACCGGCTCAAGGGCAAGACCTCTGCGCAGCCGGAGTTCCTGATCCTGTCGCTGCTCTCCTCCGACTACGAGCTCGAGCACTCCGAGGAGCTGCCCCAGACCATGGAGGTCGACTGGGCGCGCGTGTGGGAGACCCCGGCAGGGTAA
- a CDS encoding acyltransferase encodes MRAIIETMYSRNRGLGGFDETLPSSALLAFVARKLAWRANALRRGYVNAYIAPGVSLQGKRFLSVGEAVSIGQGVQIMAVSHEGIHLGDRVTLDTGAILRASGGVRRLGAGITIGRRAAVGARNFIHGGGGVTIEEDVLLGPGVQIFSENHNFENPELPVIEQGEQPGPVLIGRGSWLGAGAIVVAGVTIGEGVVVAAGSVVTADVAPHTVVAGSPARVVRNIETSEARG; translated from the coding sequence ATGAGGGCCATCATCGAGACCATGTACTCGCGAAACCGCGGACTCGGGGGATTCGACGAGACGCTCCCTAGCAGCGCTCTGCTCGCCTTCGTGGCCCGCAAGCTCGCGTGGCGCGCAAACGCGCTGCGTCGGGGATACGTGAACGCATACATCGCGCCCGGAGTGAGTTTGCAGGGCAAGAGGTTCCTGAGCGTCGGCGAAGCAGTGTCGATCGGCCAGGGCGTGCAGATCATGGCCGTATCGCACGAGGGCATCCACCTCGGTGATCGCGTGACTCTTGACACGGGCGCGATCTTGCGTGCCTCCGGCGGCGTGCGGCGCCTGGGCGCGGGGATCACCATCGGTCGTCGAGCAGCCGTGGGGGCCCGGAACTTCATTCATGGCGGTGGGGGCGTGACGATCGAGGAAGATGTGCTTCTGGGGCCAGGGGTCCAGATCTTCTCCGAGAACCACAACTTCGAGAACCCGGAGCTCCCCGTCATTGAGCAGGGCGAGCAGCCGGGGCCGGTTCTGATCGGACGTGGCTCGTGGCTCGGTGCAGGAGCGATCGTGGTTGCCGGGGTAACGATCGGCGAAGGAGTCGTCGTCGCCGCCGGCTCGGTCGTGACCGCGGACGTCGCCCCCCACACCGTGGTGGCGGGATCACCTGCCAGAGTCGTACGCAACATTGAGACGTCGGAGGCGCGTGGCTGA
- a CDS encoding glycosyltransferase encodes MRSASIVYWYSGEDMRPDGGGLRITAWEQALGELGYATRVVGLWTIGGGVKKGASLSSIKRAFLPMPLKRSLPDEALDADLIVATVPAVFDDALSRVPSSKLVLDWMDLWSDAARNMGDEGRLSVIGGRAQSRLWARRERRWACSSRWNAFAGYADLADMGLHASLGSRWIPTPVAALDSAPCAPRPDHPRRRLGFIANLDYPPNELSLRAFLKRFGRRLEAQDVDLVVAGFGSDKVRSWGHGLEVLGPVDDVRDFYDDIDAVVVPIEHGSGIKVKAVEALAYGLPVFGTEHVRAGFAPEFRSAIVPIDRLFDEQWPVPTPRQALSTRFSQEAFSAEVAGLLAGMQVQ; translated from the coding sequence ATGCGTTCCGCGTCGATCGTCTACTGGTACTCGGGTGAAGACATGCGTCCCGACGGCGGCGGCCTACGGATCACTGCATGGGAGCAGGCATTGGGTGAGCTCGGCTACGCCACGCGTGTGGTCGGTCTCTGGACCATCGGGGGGGGTGTGAAGAAGGGCGCGAGCCTGTCGTCCATCAAGCGCGCGTTCCTCCCGATGCCCCTCAAACGATCCCTGCCCGATGAGGCATTGGACGCAGACCTGATCGTGGCCACGGTGCCTGCAGTGTTCGACGACGCCTTGAGCAGAGTGCCGAGCTCGAAGCTGGTCCTGGACTGGATGGACTTGTGGTCAGACGCGGCCCGCAACATGGGTGACGAGGGGCGGTTGTCTGTCATCGGGGGGCGCGCGCAGTCGAGGCTTTGGGCGCGTCGTGAGCGTCGATGGGCCTGTTCCAGCCGGTGGAATGCCTTTGCGGGCTACGCGGACCTCGCCGACATGGGTCTCCATGCCTCGCTCGGGAGCAGGTGGATTCCCACTCCCGTGGCCGCGCTGGATTCCGCTCCATGTGCTCCCAGGCCCGACCATCCACGTCGTCGTTTGGGGTTCATTGCCAACCTTGACTACCCACCGAACGAACTCTCACTCAGGGCCTTTCTCAAGCGGTTCGGACGCCGTCTCGAGGCTCAGGACGTAGACCTGGTCGTAGCTGGCTTCGGCTCGGACAAGGTTCGCAGCTGGGGGCACGGGCTGGAAGTGCTCGGCCCGGTGGATGACGTGCGTGATTTCTACGATGACATCGACGCCGTGGTGGTTCCCATCGAGCACGGGAGCGGAATCAAGGTGAAGGCTGTCGAGGCGCTGGCGTACGGACTACCCGTCTTCGGCACCGAACACGTCCGCGCCGGTTTCGCACCCGAGTTCCGATCTGCCATCGTTCCGATCGATCGCCTTTTCGACGAACAGTGGCCGGTCCCCACGCCACGGCAGGCCCTGTCAACCCGCTTCTCGCAAGAGGCCTTCTCGGCGGAAGTGGCGGGCCTGCTCGCCGGTATGCAGGTCCAGTGA
- a CDS encoding O-antigen ligase family protein: protein MSLELMSVLSAFTVGVMLTGVGRLQVACGGLFFSVFVLPVTLFGSTVIDRYRVGITGAEPQIATYTVVVLLVLLMALLLRGPSPDWATVMPFLVFMAVWSVLVWPHTGEVRAGVLHLGIACLAWVAGTYVAKQMQVHPRGPRILLTWLLVIVALQAAVAIAQTQGVEVFPTAASVILEDDSLEGRAGATLGHPSSIGKMMFLVLLIVLPWLATDQRGLRRVALWIVLLAIIPLGLSGGRANAVACVATVLLFVLLDPGRRRWSNRLQLFVLVLAGVFSTWNIWVRRFATGENGEFRARFFQTAVDFLSDAPPWQGTGANTYVTAVGPTDQMAAIGWVVHNVYLFAAVELGVLGAAIFFLPFVQAWVRGWAARRRQGVAGAYGRVLVASAPGLLLITWTGWGMMARPLVPWMLVTGFAYTLARGQNDDEEFGDLSVVPPVSAATASSTSVGGSVRS, encoded by the coding sequence GTGTCTCTGGAGCTGATGTCCGTGCTGAGCGCGTTCACGGTCGGCGTGATGCTCACGGGCGTTGGCCGCCTGCAAGTGGCTTGCGGGGGGTTGTTCTTCAGTGTCTTCGTCCTGCCCGTGACCTTGTTCGGCTCCACGGTGATCGACCGCTACCGAGTTGGCATCACTGGCGCAGAGCCACAAATTGCCACTTACACGGTGGTCGTCCTCCTCGTGCTGCTGATGGCCCTCCTGCTACGCGGTCCCAGCCCTGATTGGGCGACGGTGATGCCCTTTCTGGTCTTCATGGCTGTGTGGTCGGTGCTTGTGTGGCCTCACACGGGTGAGGTCCGCGCGGGAGTGCTGCACCTAGGCATTGCGTGCCTTGCCTGGGTGGCCGGGACGTATGTGGCGAAACAGATGCAGGTCCACCCCCGTGGCCCGCGCATTCTGCTGACATGGCTCCTCGTCATCGTCGCACTCCAAGCGGCGGTTGCCATCGCACAAACTCAGGGAGTCGAAGTTTTTCCCACCGCTGCGTCAGTGATCCTGGAGGACGACAGCTTGGAAGGGCGCGCTGGCGCCACGCTCGGTCATCCCAGTTCAATAGGCAAGATGATGTTCTTGGTCCTCTTAATAGTCCTGCCGTGGCTCGCTACGGACCAGCGAGGCTTGCGTCGCGTAGCCTTGTGGATCGTTCTCCTCGCTATCATTCCTTTGGGTCTCAGTGGCGGGCGGGCAAACGCTGTCGCCTGTGTTGCGACGGTGCTCCTGTTTGTATTACTTGACCCCGGACGACGCAGGTGGAGCAACCGCCTTCAGCTCTTTGTACTCGTCCTAGCAGGCGTCTTCTCGACGTGGAACATTTGGGTGAGGCGGTTCGCCACCGGCGAGAACGGCGAGTTTCGGGCTCGCTTCTTCCAAACAGCCGTTGACTTCTTGAGTGACGCGCCACCGTGGCAAGGCACCGGCGCGAACACCTATGTCACAGCCGTGGGGCCGACCGACCAGATGGCGGCAATCGGATGGGTCGTGCACAACGTGTACCTGTTTGCTGCAGTGGAGTTGGGCGTGCTCGGCGCGGCCATCTTCTTCTTGCCCTTCGTCCAAGCCTGGGTGCGTGGCTGGGCGGCGAGGCGTCGCCAGGGTGTCGCTGGTGCCTACGGCCGAGTGCTCGTCGCATCCGCACCGGGCTTGCTGCTGATCACCTGGACAGGGTGGGGCATGATGGCTCGGCCTCTGGTGCCATGGATGCTGGTTACTGGCTTCGCATACACCTTGGCGAGGGGGCAGAATGATGACGAAGAGTTCGGCGATCTGTCCGTTGTGCCCCCGGTTTCCGCCGCGACGGCAAGTTCCACGTCGGTCGGCGGCTCAGTCCGTAGCTGA